ATATGGTCTGGTATTTATGGTCAGGAGAATATTCATCCCTTTTTGGTAAAAGAGAAATGACAACTTTTGAGAGATACTTTATTAAAGACAAAGTAACTCATAAAGAGAGAAAGAATCCATACTATCATTTACGTGAAAAGGAAGAAATTTGCCGCAAAATTTTAGCTGAATTTGATTTGGATCCTGATACAGGTCATATTATAAATGGCCATACACCAGTGAAAGAAATAGAGGGAGAAAATCCCATTAAGGCAAACGGAAAAATGATGGTGATTGATGGAGGTTTCTCAAAGGCCTATCAGTCAACCACAGGCATAGCAGGATATACATTATTGTATAATTCCTTCGGTATGCAGCTAGTAGCCCATAAGCACTTTAATTCAAAAGAAGATGTTTTATTGAACTGGACAGATGTTTTATCCATAAAAAGAGTTGTAGATAAAGAATTAAAAAGAAAAAAGGTTAGAGAAACCAATATTGGAGAGAAAATAATACAGGAAATTTCTATTTTAAATAGTTTAAGAGAATACCGCTATATGGATTGACGTAAGGAAATCTAAAAGGGTGTCGGGCCGAATGATTGAGAGTTAGGGCCGAATAAACTCCAGAAAGGGCCGAATGATTTGAAGTTTGGGCCGAATCATGCTGAGTTCAGGCCGAATGAACGAGGATTTAGCGGATCCGATGCCAATAGGGCTGCTTCAAATAAAGGGTTCATGAGAAAGCCTGGTTATCTAGATAGAAAAAGAGAAAGATACACTTTTTGAAGGCGTTTTTGCGCGAAAGGGCCATTAGGATGAATCATTCCTACTTACCGCCGAATAATTTCTGCTCAAGCAAATCTGTGCTGATCTTTTAAAAAAAGCCAAAGAAGGGGCTGTCCCAAAAGTCAGGAATATGACTTTTAGGGGTAACCCCTTCTTTGTTTTTGCCAAAACGTCGACCTTTTAGGGGACAGTGCTGATTCATGAGGAAATAACATCTAAACCAATGCAAATGTCCGTACTTGCTGCCAGTTAGATTCGTTGATCCTTTGTGGTGTTTTTATGAAGAACTTCATTGAAATAATGATTCTTCAAAAGTATTTTTAATATAAGAAAAGCAAAAAGGGAACCCATTAAAGAACTAAGGAAAAAAGCTGGTAAAAAACCAAAAAGTGCAGCTTTTTCTCCCAATATTACAAGCGCTATCGGATAACAAGTTATGGATCCAAGAATGCCAGTCCCAACTACTTCTCCGAAGCATGCGTACTGAATCTTTTTCATTTTCTTGTATAGGAGTGCTGCAAATAATGCACCAATCATGCTTCCAGGAAACGCAAAAATAGAACCAGTACCTGCCATATTTCTGATAAGGGATACCAAAAAGGCTTGTATAACAGCAAAAAAAGGTCCTAATATAACGGCAGTCATGACATTGGTTACATGCTGAATAGGAAAAATCTTTGCAAATCCAACGGGAATGAAAAAGAACGAACTAGTTAGGGTAGTGATGGCCGTGAACATGCAAGTCAGCGTCATTTTCCTCAATAAGTTCCCTTTTTCTATCATTCCATAGGCCAATCATGCTCATTGTAAACCATGTCCCAAAATAAATATTCATATCGTGAGGTCGCTATAAAGTGCTTCTCTAATCTGTTTAGGTCTCTTTCAGGCAGCCCTTCCGTCAATTCATCTAACAGTTTAGACAACCATTTGTGCACTTCAGCGAATTCGACGGATGAATAGGATTGAATCCAGCTGGCATAACGATTTGTCTCCAAGGCTGCACCATTTTGTTTCTTTAATAACAAACCAATCTCATAATAGTCCCAAGCACATGGAAGCAAACAGGCAATGATATCAGCTAATGTTCCATGATGTGCGGCATTTAGCATGTAACCGGTATAGGCAAGGGTAGTTGGTGTAGGCTCAGTATGTTCTAATTCCTTCGAGCTGACTCCAAACTCTTTGCAGTAGTTCCGATGTAAATCCATTTCTACTTGAAGAGTTTTATGAAATATACCAGCAAATTTGGTCATGGTTTCAAGATTATTAGCCTTGATGGCCCCTAAAGCAAAAAGTTTAGAGTACTCAATAAGATAGATATAGTCCTGTTTAAGGTAATAAGCAAATTTATTTTCTAAAAGCGTCCCATCACCTATTGCTTGAACAAAGGGATGTGTGTGGTTCTTCGTCCAAATTTCTTTCGAACGTTCGTGAAGTTTATCACTGAAAGATTTCAATGTGGTACTCGTCATGATAGTTCCTCCTTTTCATTTATTCACATACTTTGGAAGGAGAGTACTTCTCAATGAAAAAACAGCCGCTTTCAATTAGAAAGCGGCTGTTTTTGGAATGGACGAATCCCTTTTACAACCTGCTTTCCTCCGCTGGTATTCCCAGATCAGGTACAAAGGGTTTAATTCTCAGCCCATCGGCTCCCCTAGCAGTTTATTATTTAGTTAAACAAAAAAACCGTTCTGAAAACGGAACGGGTAGATGGATACAGTAAAAATGACCATATCATCCACTTTCCTCCGCCGGTATCATCCGGATCAGGTTCAAAGGGTCCAGAATACTATTCCATCTCAGTCTGAAGAAGACTCCCCTAGTGGTACTTCGTATGTGATTAGTGTCATCATATCAGATAAAATGGAAAATGCAACCTTTACACATTTAATATGTACAGGTGACTGGATTAATCGAAGCTGTTCTTTTTTGTAGATAAGCTCATTTAAATATTTTGCACATAGCATAAGAAAAACTGTATGAAAGGAAGGGAATAGTGGGTAAATTACAAGACTATTTTGAATCCAATAACGGACGGTTAATTCATAAGTGGATGCATTATTTTGATATATATGAACGTCATTTTGAGAAGTTTATCGGCAAAGAAATTAATATTTTAGAAATTGGAGTTTCTCATGGCGGGTCACTTCAAATGTGGAAAGACTATTTTGGGGACAAAGCTACGATATTTGGACTAGATATTGACCCTGTCTGTAAATCATTTGAGGAGGAACAAATTAATATAATCATCGGTGATCAAGGGGATAGGGAGTTTTGGAAAACAATCAAACCTACTTTACCGAAATTCGACATAATTATCGACGACGGCGGTCATCACATGACTCAGTTAAAGACTACGTTCCAGGAGATGTTTCCTGAACTTTCTTCCCACGGGGTTTATTTTATAGAGGATTTGCACACGTGCTATTGGGAGGAATACGGAGGTGGACTTGGTAACCCTGATAACTTTATTGAATACTCAAAAAAAATGATTGATAATCTAAATGCTTGGCATTCGAGGGATCCTCATTTGTCAATAAATCAGTTCACCACATCCGTTTTTTCAATGAGTTATTATGATAGTGTTTTAGTAATCGAAAAGAAACCAATAGAATATCCATCTACTCAAATAACAGGGACTCTATCTTGGTAAGTTAGATGAGGCGTTAGGTTTTAGCAAATATTGAAGGAGTAGAACGTATTACAAAAGCAAAAGATATAAAAGATACATGATGAGAAGGTCGCCAATTGGCGGCCTTCTTCACGTTCTTCACAAATTCTAGATGGTTGTTATAAACACTAGTTAGGAACTTTAAAATGATAGGATGGAATTTACACCTTAAAAAGATAAGATATATGTTAGCAGATTAAGAGGATTAAATAAAAAAATGTCGAATATACTATCATGAAATTGAAGTAATGGAGGCGTCATTTTGAATACATACGAAATTAAAAATATTAATCCGACAGTGGAAGAATTCAAATATTTGTGTGAGTCTGTCGGTTGGAGTGACTTTATAAATTTTGAAGTGGTGGAAACATCACTAAAAAATTCGATTTACTGTGTCACGGTCAAAGAGGATGATCAAATAGTGGGCATGGGGAGAATTGTTGGAGATGGGGCTATCTATTTCTATATACAAGATATA
The Peribacillus sp. FSL H8-0477 genome window above contains:
- the thiW gene encoding energy coupling factor transporter S component ThiW, whose translation is MIEKGNLLRKMTLTCMFTAITTLTSSFFFIPVGFAKIFPIQHVTNVMTAVILGPFFAVIQAFLVSLIRNMAGTGSIFAFPGSMIGALFAALLYKKMKKIQYACFGEVVGTGILGSITCYPIALVILGEKAALFGFLPAFFLSSLMGSLFAFLILKILLKNHYFNEVLHKNTTKDQRI
- the tenA gene encoding thiaminase II, which codes for MTSTTLKSFSDKLHERSKEIWTKNHTHPFVQAIGDGTLLENKFAYYLKQDYIYLIEYSKLFALGAIKANNLETMTKFAGIFHKTLQVEMDLHRNYCKEFGVSSKELEHTEPTPTTLAYTGYMLNAAHHGTLADIIACLLPCAWDYYEIGLLLKKQNGAALETNRYASWIQSYSSVEFAEVHKWLSKLLDELTEGLPERDLNRLEKHFIATSRYEYLFWDMVYNEHDWPME
- a CDS encoding class I SAM-dependent methyltransferase; translated protein: MGKLQDYFESNNGRLIHKWMHYFDIYERHFEKFIGKEINILEIGVSHGGSLQMWKDYFGDKATIFGLDIDPVCKSFEEEQINIIIGDQGDREFWKTIKPTLPKFDIIIDDGGHHMTQLKTTFQEMFPELSSHGVYFIEDLHTCYWEEYGGGLGNPDNFIEYSKKMIDNLNAWHSRDPHLSINQFTTSVFSMSYYDSVLVIEKKPIEYPSTQITGTLSW
- a CDS encoding GNAT family N-acetyltransferase, whose translation is MNTYEIKNINPTVEEFKYLCESVGWSDFINFEVVETSLKNSIYCVTVKEDDQIVGMGRIVGDGAIYFYIQDIVVHPTYQKNGIGKEIMNKLVEYLHTNAPDKAFIGLFASQGNESFYEKFDFKDYSPNMTGMFTVISKNS